The Sphingosinithalassobacter sp. CS137 genome includes a region encoding these proteins:
- a CDS encoding flagellar protein FlgN, with product MTRQDALVAVIEALHAEIAALKANDVAALESATQTKLAAIEAVAAHEATPPDAQIRELAAEAHRLNEMARIYVNLMAANVRRRLQDLAGVAAPAYRPGLRLAYG from the coding sequence ATGACTAGGCAGGACGCGCTGGTCGCAGTGATCGAGGCCCTTCACGCGGAGATCGCCGCGCTCAAGGCAAACGACGTCGCTGCGCTAGAATCGGCGACTCAGACCAAGCTCGCCGCGATCGAAGCGGTCGCCGCGCACGAAGCGACTCCGCCCGACGCGCAAATCCGCGAGCTCGCCGCCGAGGCACATCGCCTGAACGAAATGGCGCGTATCTACGTCAACCTGATGGCGGCAAATGTCCGCCGGCGCCTGCAGGATCTTGCCGGTGTGGCGGCACCCGCCTACCGCCCTGGGCTGCGGCTCGCCTACGGCTGA
- a CDS encoding flagellar hook assembly protein FlgD has protein sequence MSSFDSTLATLGIGRTTPSNAATASANTANLGRTEMDQSDFLTLMTAQLKNQDPFEPVDNSQMVAQMAQFSSLAGISEMNSTLKAISERLGGTTTADALSWVGKTVLVEGDTAYPRTDGTMGGTIVLGADASDVTVTIENGDGAILKTVQLGARSAGAIDFEWDGTTDSGDAPGAGPFRIRVGAMNAEGETVEATPLVWAPVTAVAFDAGGEPVLTLPGIGQISPSAVLKAG, from the coding sequence ATGAGCAGCTTCGATTCCACCCTCGCCACCCTCGGCATCGGCCGCACGACACCGTCGAACGCCGCGACCGCCTCGGCGAACACCGCCAATCTTGGCCGGACCGAGATGGATCAGAGCGACTTTCTGACGCTCATGACCGCGCAGCTGAAGAATCAGGATCCGTTCGAGCCGGTCGACAACAGCCAGATGGTCGCCCAGATGGCGCAATTCTCGAGTCTCGCCGGCATCAGCGAGATGAACTCGACGCTGAAGGCGATCTCCGAGCGGCTGGGCGGAACGACGACCGCCGATGCGCTGTCCTGGGTCGGCAAGACCGTGCTCGTCGAAGGCGACACTGCCTATCCGCGCACCGATGGCACGATGGGGGGCACGATCGTCCTTGGCGCCGATGCCAGCGACGTCACCGTGACAATCGAAAATGGCGACGGCGCGATCCTGAAGACGGTGCAGCTCGGCGCGCGGAGCGCGGGCGCGATCGACTTCGAATGGGACGGCACGACCGACAGCGGCGACGCACCCGGTGCCGGGCCGTTCCGCATCCGCGTCGGCGCGATGAACGCCGAAGGCGAAACCGTCGAAGCGACTCCGCTGGTCTGGGCTCCGGTCACTGCGGTCGCATTCGACGCGGGCGGCGAACCCGTCCTCACCCTTCCTGGCATCGGCCAGATCTCTCCCTCCGCCGTCCTCAAGGCCGGCTGA
- a CDS encoding flagellar hook protein FlgE encodes MSFYTSLSGLQAAQTDMSTISHNLANVSTNGFKRSTTQFADVIASTANSNPTQMVGSGTVVKSVRQQFSQGGYTQSSSALDIAISGDGFFAMKGEGSSGVMFTRNGSFKVDSDRYVTDAQGNKLQVYPVDGSGAVVATGVDSTVALRLPQTSGTPQATENVALSLNLSANSPIPANAARFDEETPYTFNRFDPGTYNQSAQTTIYDANGNALTLTNYFVREASPTVDNQTSNWKVYSFVGDQQLSAGDAGDGEPLPITLEFDATGKLTAPSAPTTFSGFLAPGATSEQVLTLDFGNATTQVGSPFSVNARSQDGAAVGQFEGVTIGDDGIVRASFSNGDSQPLGKVVLANFSNPSGLRQLGNSTWSATGLSGEPRLGEPGTNGFGGLMAGAVERSNVDITEELVGLIAAQRNFQANAKALDTASQISQTIFNIRS; translated from the coding sequence ATGTCCTTCTACACTTCGCTCAGCGGGCTGCAGGCCGCGCAGACCGACATGTCGACGATCTCGCACAATCTCGCGAACGTCTCGACCAACGGCTTCAAGCGCTCGACGACGCAGTTCGCCGACGTGATCGCCTCGACCGCCAATTCGAACCCGACCCAGATGGTCGGATCGGGCACCGTCGTGAAATCGGTGCGCCAGCAGTTCAGCCAGGGCGGCTATACCCAGTCGAGCTCGGCGCTCGACATCGCGATTTCGGGCGACGGCTTCTTCGCAATGAAGGGCGAGGGATCGTCGGGCGTGATGTTCACGCGCAACGGCAGCTTCAAGGTCGACAGCGACCGCTATGTCACCGACGCACAGGGCAACAAGCTGCAAGTCTATCCGGTCGACGGTTCGGGCGCGGTGGTGGCGACGGGGGTCGATTCCACCGTGGCGCTGCGCCTGCCGCAGACCAGCGGCACGCCGCAGGCGACCGAGAATGTCGCGCTGTCGCTCAATCTCTCGGCCAATTCGCCGATCCCGGCCAACGCCGCCCGGTTCGACGAGGAAACGCCCTATACGTTCAACCGCTTCGATCCGGGCACCTACAATCAGTCGGCCCAGACGACGATCTACGATGCGAACGGCAACGCGCTGACGCTGACCAATTATTTCGTCCGCGAGGCCTCGCCCACGGTCGATAACCAGACCTCGAACTGGAAGGTCTATTCGTTCGTCGGCGACCAGCAGCTGAGTGCGGGTGACGCGGGCGACGGCGAGCCGCTTCCGATCACGCTCGAATTCGACGCGACCGGCAAGCTGACCGCGCCATCGGCACCCACGACGTTCAGCGGCTTCCTGGCGCCCGGCGCTACTTCCGAACAGGTGCTCACGCTCGACTTCGGCAATGCCACCACGCAGGTCGGCTCGCCGTTCAGCGTCAACGCGCGCAGCCAGGACGGCGCCGCGGTAGGCCAGTTCGAAGGCGTCACCATCGGCGACGACGGCATCGTCCGCGCGAGCTTCTCGAACGGCGACAGCCAGCCGCTCGGCAAGGTGGTGCTCGCCAACTTCTCCAATCCGTCGGGATTGCGCCAGCTGGGCAATTCGACCTGGTCGGCGACCGGCCTCTCGGGCGAACCGCGGCTCGGCGAGCCCGGCACCAACGGCTTCGGCGGTCTGATGGCGGGCGCGGTCGAGCGCTCGAACGTCGACATCACCGAGGAACTGGTCGGGCTGATCGCCGCACAGCGCAACTTCCAGGCGAACGCCAAGGCGCTCGATACCGCGAGCCAGATCTCGCAGACCATCTTCAACATCCGCAGCTGA
- a CDS encoding flagella basal body P-ring formation protein FlgA encodes MLKLLLPASALIAATPAAAQDFQSTEALDTLVAQFTGKAIGEEGGARTAVDRRLRLAACAAPQLEWRTDAHDAVVVRCMAPSWRIFVPVDAAPAAQAQAAAAQGSTRPADQELVIRRGDPITVEAGAQGFSITRDGIAMSDAAPGARLLVRVEEREPPIQAVAVQPGRATLPGWTD; translated from the coding sequence ATGCTGAAGCTCTTGCTGCCCGCGTCCGCGCTCATCGCTGCGACGCCCGCCGCCGCGCAGGACTTCCAGTCCACCGAAGCGCTCGACACGCTGGTCGCCCAATTCACCGGCAAGGCGATTGGCGAGGAGGGTGGCGCACGCACGGCAGTCGATCGCCGGCTGCGGCTTGCTGCCTGCGCCGCACCGCAGCTCGAATGGCGCACCGATGCCCATGATGCCGTGGTGGTGCGCTGCATGGCGCCCAGCTGGCGCATCTTCGTCCCGGTCGACGCCGCACCCGCGGCGCAGGCGCAGGCGGCAGCCGCGCAGGGATCGACGCGTCCGGCGGATCAGGAACTGGTGATCCGCCGCGGCGATCCGATCACGGTCGAGGCAGGCGCGCAGGGCTTTTCGATCACGCGCGACGGGATCGCGATGAGCGATGCGGCCCCGGGCGCGCGCCTGCTGGTGCGGGTCGAGGAGCGCGAACCGCCGATCCAGGCGGTCGCCGTCCAACCGGGCCGCGCGACCCTTCCTGGATGGACCGATTGA
- a CDS encoding MotA/TolQ/ExbB proton channel family protein — MTAADLAPFLDPLALAIVGGGTMLAVALRTPGRDLVRGVAALRVLGRRRFDAEPLLAQVAALTRISRRHGVIALDRAVIADADVAAAVEAIVDGARADAVAELVARRRSARAERHRAAAELWAAAAEAAPAMGMIGTLIGLVRMFTTMSDPAAIGGAMAVALLTTLYGAVLASLVALPVAARLRRLARVEAQERLRLEAPLVALASIQPAGVRAPHEIAA, encoded by the coding sequence ATGACAGCCGCCGACCTCGCTCCCTTCCTCGATCCGCTCGCACTCGCCATCGTCGGAGGCGGGACAATGCTCGCGGTGGCGCTCCGGACTCCGGGCCGCGACTTGGTCCGCGGAGTGGCCGCCCTGCGCGTGCTCGGGCGCCGCCGCTTCGACGCCGAGCCGCTGCTCGCGCAGGTCGCGGCGCTGACGCGTATTTCGCGGCGGCATGGCGTGATCGCGCTCGACCGTGCGGTCATCGCAGACGCCGATGTCGCAGCCGCCGTCGAAGCCATTGTCGATGGCGCGCGTGCCGATGCCGTGGCGGAACTGGTCGCGCGCCGCCGTAGCGCGCGCGCCGAGCGCCACCGCGCGGCGGCGGAACTCTGGGCGGCGGCCGCCGAAGCGGCGCCGGCGATGGGAATGATCGGCACGCTGATCGGGCTGGTTCGGATGTTCACGACGATGAGCGATCCCGCGGCGATCGGCGGAGCGATGGCAGTGGCGCTGCTCACCACCCTCTATGGCGCGGTGCTGGCGAGCCTGGTGGCGCTGCCGGTCGCGGCGCGGCTGCGGCGGCTTGCGCGCGTCGAGGCACAGGAGCGGCTGCGGCTGGAGGCACCGCTGGTGGCGCTTGCCTCGATTCAGCCAGCGGGCGTTCGGGCGCCGCACGAGATCGCGGCATGA
- a CDS encoding flagellar motor protein MotB, with amino-acid sequence MIDISEEGARNARPVWLTTLADLGLLLMGFFVFLQATQAEPRLLASGFRAAFDAPAAEPRPAMPVAAAILEGFAPGSAVLPPAAHVVAWARDAARDPRTRITVTGEAGRDAADRDLATGSAAILAADRARAVAALLVRGGAVAPDRIEIATADGRRRAVLTLGYAGVPQ; translated from the coding sequence ATGATCGACATTTCCGAAGAGGGCGCGCGCAACGCCCGGCCCGTGTGGCTGACGACACTCGCCGATCTTGGCCTGCTGCTCATGGGCTTCTTCGTCTTTCTGCAGGCGACACAGGCCGAACCGCGGCTTCTCGCCTCGGGCTTCCGCGCCGCCTTCGATGCGCCCGCTGCGGAGCCGCGTCCGGCGATGCCGGTCGCCGCGGCGATTCTCGAAGGCTTCGCGCCCGGATCGGCAGTGTTGCCGCCGGCCGCGCATGTCGTCGCCTGGGCGCGCGATGCCGCGCGTGACCCGCGCACGCGGATCACGGTGACCGGAGAGGCGGGGCGCGACGCTGCCGATCGCGACTTAGCGACCGGCAGCGCTGCGATCCTCGCTGCCGACCGGGCGCGGGCCGTCGCCGCCCTGCTGGTGCGTGGCGGCGCCGTCGCGCCGGACAGGATCGAGATCGCCACTGCGGACGGCCGGCGCCGCGCGGTGCTGACGCTTGGATACGCGGGCGTGCCGCAATGA
- the flgB gene encoding flagellar basal body rod protein FlgB encodes MSNDGLFGVHGAALTVRSQRMGMLASNIANASTPGYLAKDIDFRAALAGLEASGGASDQAIAQATLYRVPVQPSADGNTVELATEQTAFAENAVAYQTTLSFLNGRINTITRALRGE; translated from the coding sequence ATGTCGAACGATGGCCTTTTCGGTGTGCATGGCGCGGCGCTGACCGTGCGCTCGCAGCGCATGGGCATGCTCGCATCCAACATCGCGAATGCGTCCACGCCAGGATATCTGGCGAAGGACATCGACTTCCGGGCAGCGCTCGCCGGACTGGAGGCGTCGGGGGGCGCATCCGACCAGGCGATCGCGCAGGCGACGCTCTACCGTGTTCCGGTCCAGCCCAGCGCGGACGGCAATACGGTAGAGCTCGCCACGGAGCAGACCGCCTTCGCCGAGAATGCCGTCGCCTATCAGACGACGCTGTCGTTCCTGAACGGGCGGATCAACACCATCACGCGCGCCTTGAGGGGGGAGTAA
- the flgC gene encoding flagellar basal body rod protein FlgC — protein MPDQPLTIFQVAGRAMSAQLVRMNTTASNLANAGTVASSADGAYRTLKPVFRTHFDAASGMSTVDVERVVNAGTEPTRRYDPGNPMADADGNVWESAVDETQELVDMLETARNYQNNVEVLATAKSLILDTIKLGRG, from the coding sequence ATGCCCGATCAACCGCTCACCATCTTCCAGGTCGCGGGTCGCGCCATGTCAGCGCAGCTCGTGCGGATGAACACCACGGCCTCCAACCTCGCGAACGCCGGCACCGTCGCCTCGAGCGCAGACGGGGCCTATCGCACGCTAAAGCCCGTGTTCCGCACGCATTTCGACGCGGCGAGCGGCATGTCGACCGTCGATGTCGAGCGCGTCGTCAACGCGGGTACGGAACCCACGCGGCGCTACGATCCCGGCAATCCGATGGCCGATGCCGACGGCAATGTCTGGGAGAGCGCGGTCGACGAGACGCAGGAGCTGGTCGACATGCTCGAAACCGCCCGGAACTATCAGAACAATGTCGAAGTGCTCGCGACCGCGAAGTCGCTGATCCTCGACACGATCAAGCTGGGCCGCGGCTGA
- the flgF gene encoding flagellar basal-body rod protein FlgF, with protein MDRLVYTALSGLRSQMAAQASIANNIANASTVGYRADRVSFDRMLVSGDGLASRQLATEQVLDADRRPGALVQTGRPLDVAVAGEAWIAVQAGDGSEAYTRRGDLQVAPSGVLETGDGFPVMGSGGPITVPPHQSIAIAADGSVSIVPPGGDPTQPQIIDRIKLASPEGSDTVKGLDNLLHVRGGGALPSDLDARVETGTLEQSNVNLTQALVDMIENQRAYEVQANLLKEAKSMDESTASLMRMPG; from the coding sequence ATGGATCGGCTCGTCTACACGGCACTTTCGGGGCTGCGCAGCCAGATGGCGGCGCAGGCTTCGATCGCGAACAACATCGCGAATGCCTCGACCGTGGGCTATCGCGCCGACCGGGTCTCGTTCGACCGCATGCTGGTGTCCGGCGATGGCCTCGCCTCGCGCCAGCTCGCGACGGAGCAGGTGCTCGACGCCGATCGGCGACCCGGCGCGCTCGTCCAGACCGGTCGCCCGCTCGACGTGGCGGTCGCCGGCGAAGCATGGATCGCAGTGCAGGCGGGCGACGGCAGCGAGGCCTATACCCGGCGCGGCGACCTGCAGGTCGCGCCGTCGGGCGTGCTGGAGACCGGCGACGGTTTTCCGGTGATGGGGTCGGGGGGCCCCATCACGGTCCCGCCGCATCAATCGATCGCGATCGCCGCCGATGGCAGCGTCTCGATCGTGCCGCCGGGCGGCGACCCCACGCAGCCGCAGATCATCGATCGGATCAAGCTCGCCAGTCCCGAGGGATCGGATACGGTGAAGGGGCTCGACAATCTGCTCCACGTTCGCGGCGGCGGCGCCCTGCCCTCCGATCTCGACGCCCGCGTCGAAACGGGCACGCTCGAGCAGTCGAACGTCAATCTCACGCAGGCGCTGGTCGACATGATCGAGAACCAGCGCGCCTATGAGGTCCAGGCCAACCTCCTGAAAGAGGCCAAGAGCATGGACGAAAGCACCGCATCGCTGATGCGGATGCCCGGTTAA
- the flgG gene encoding flagellar basal-body rod protein FlgG: MGSAALHIARTGLDAQDMRMRVISNNLANVNTTGFKRDRASFQTLAYQVVTAPGSASTADTQYATGINLGTGVRIQGTARIETQGSLQTTGNALDLALDGNGYFQVQLPGGQLGYTRAGNFSRSAEGMLVTSEGYQLMPGITVPEGATSITIGTDGTVSATVAGQTEPSTLGQIQIASFPNSAGLQAQGDNYLIETAASGAANLGNPGEDGRGNIRQGMLEGSNVNVVEELVDMIETQRAYEVNSKMISATDEMLQYVNQNV, encoded by the coding sequence ATGGGTTCCGCCGCACTGCACATCGCGCGCACCGGGCTCGACGCCCAGGACATGCGCATGCGCGTGATCTCGAACAATCTGGCGAACGTGAATACGACCGGGTTCAAGCGCGACCGCGCCTCGTTCCAGACGCTCGCCTATCAGGTGGTGACCGCGCCCGGATCGGCGAGCACCGCCGATACCCAATATGCCACCGGCATCAATCTGGGCACCGGCGTGCGCATCCAGGGCACCGCGCGGATCGAGACCCAGGGTTCGCTCCAGACGACGGGCAATGCGCTCGACCTGGCGCTGGACGGCAACGGCTATTTCCAGGTGCAGCTGCCCGGTGGCCAGCTCGGCTACACCCGCGCCGGCAACTTCTCGCGCAGCGCCGAAGGCATGCTGGTCACGTCCGAAGGCTATCAGCTGATGCCCGGCATTACCGTTCCGGAAGGAGCGACGTCGATCACCATCGGCACCGACGGCACCGTCTCGGCGACGGTCGCGGGGCAGACCGAGCCGAGCACGCTCGGGCAGATCCAGATCGCCAGCTTTCCCAATTCGGCGGGGCTGCAGGCGCAGGGCGACAATTATCTGATCGAGACCGCCGCCTCGGGCGCCGCCAATCTGGGCAATCCAGGCGAGGACGGCCGCGGCAACATCCGCCAGGGCATGCTCGAAGGCTCGAACGTCAACGTCGTCGAGGAACTCGTCGACATGATCGAAACCCAGCGCGCCTATGAGGTCAATTCGAAGATGATCTCGGCAACCGACGAGATGCTGCAATATGTCAACCAGAACGTCTGA
- the flgM gene encoding flagellar biosynthesis anti-sigma factor FlgM, which translates to MVDPIGSKPASAIERRPAPVGPAEPVVAARAVEGATSQSAEAPGATLLSAAMAAEPPVDADRVARIRKAIADGTFPLVPSTIADRLLALKMSWKPHD; encoded by the coding sequence ATGGTGGATCCTATCGGCAGCAAACCGGCTAGCGCGATCGAGCGCCGTCCGGCGCCGGTCGGCCCTGCCGAGCCCGTCGTCGCGGCGCGCGCGGTAGAGGGTGCGACGTCGCAGAGTGCCGAGGCGCCCGGTGCGACGCTGCTCTCTGCGGCGATGGCCGCCGAGCCACCGGTCGATGCCGATCGTGTCGCGCGCATCCGCAAGGCGATCGCGGACGGAACCTTCCCGCTCGTGCCGTCGACCATCGCCGACCGGCTGCTCGCGCTCAAGATGAGCTGGAAGCCCCATGACTAG